A DNA window from Vigna angularis cultivar LongXiaoDou No.4 chromosome 1, ASM1680809v1, whole genome shotgun sequence contains the following coding sequences:
- the LOC108322757 gene encoding probable LRR receptor-like serine/threonine-protein kinase At5g63710 isoform X1, with product MIRNSPRFPSCYAVLCEFSLEIKEVYMFRRNLSRVPLKILTRWLIFLTILRVSSAIKDPDVEGEALLDLLHFLNDSNKQITDWDSHMVSPCFSWSHVTCRNGHVISLALASVGFVGTLSPSITKLKYLVSVELQNNNLSGPLPDYISYLKDLQYLNLADNNFNGSIPDKWDELSNLKYLDLSSNGLTGRIPMQLFSVPMFNFSDTHLQCGPGFQQTCTSKSENPDSTHKSKLAKIVRYASCGAFALLCLGAILTYRHHQMRGNKRDVFVDVSGEDESKISLGQLRRFSWRELQLATKNFSEGNIIGQGGFGKVYKGVLCDNTKVAVKRLVDYHNPGGEAAFEREVQLISVAVHRNLLRLIGFCTTSTERILVYPFMENLSVAYRLRELKPGEKGLDWPTRKRIAFGTAHGLEYLHEQCNPKIIHRDLKAANILLDDEFEAVLGDFGLAKLVDARITHVTTQVRGTMGHIAPEYLSTGKSSEKTDVFGYGITLLELVTGERAIDLSRLEEDEDVLLIDYVKKLLREKRLEDMVDRNLERYDPKEVETILQVALLCTQGYPEDRPSMSEVVKMLQGVGLADRWADWQQLEEARNQEFSLMTHQFVWNDESTLDQEAIQLSRAR from the exons GTGAAGCTCTGCTTGATCTTTTACATTTCCTCAATGATTCCAATAAGCAAATAACGGACTGGGACAGCCATATGGTTAGCCCGTGTTTCAGTTGGTCTCATGTCACTTGTAGAAACGGACATGTCATATCACT GGCCCTGGCTTCGGTTGGATTTGTTGGAACACTGTCTCCCTCAATTACCAAGTTGAAATATTTGGTTAGCGT GGAATTGCAGAACAACAATCTTTCAGGACCCTTGCCCGATTACATTTCCTACTTGAAAGACCTACAATATCTAAATCTTGCtgacaataattttaatggtTCTATACCAGATAAATGGGATGAACTATCCAATCTAAAGTATCT GGATCTTTCGTCTAATGGTCTTACTGGAAGGATCCCAATGCAACTCTTTTCAGTTCCAAtgtttaa CTTTTCAGACACGCACCTTCAGTGTGGTCCTGGCTTCCAGCAGACTTGCACTTCTAAATCTGAAAATCCAG ATTCAACCCACAAATCAAAACTGGCAAAAATTGTACGTTATGCAAGTTGTGGTGCCTTTGCACTTCTGTGTCTTGGGGCTATCCTTACATATCGACACCATCAAATGCGTGGGAACAAAAGGGACGTCTTTGTTGATGTTTCAG GTGAAGACGAGAGCAAAATCTCCCTTGGGCAATTGAGAAGATTTTCTTGGCGTGAACTACAACTTGCCACCAAAAATTTCAGTGAAGGCAATATAATTGGTCAGGGTGGTTTTGGAAAAGTGTACAAAGGAGTACTCTGTGATAACACCAAAGTAGCTGTGAAGCGCCTCGTTGATTATCACAACCCTGGTGGAGAGGCTGCATTCGAGAGAGAAGTTCAACTTATAAGTGTTGCAGTTCATAGAAACCTCTTAAGACTGATTGGCTTCTGCACAACCTCAACTGAAAGAATCCTTGTATACCCTTTCATGGAAAATCTCAGTGTAGCTTATCGACTGAGAG AATTAAAACCAGGTGAGAAAGGCTTGGACTGGCCAACAAGAAAACGTATTGCTTTTGGCACAGCTCATGGTTTGGAGTACCTACACGAGCAATGCAATCCGAAGATAATACATCGTGATCTAAAGGCTGCAAATATCCTTCTAGATGATGAATTTGAAGCTGTTCTTGGTGACTTTGGGCTAGCCAAGCTGGTTGATGCAAGGATTACTCATGTCACCACTCAAGTGCGTGGCACAATGGGTCACATTGCCCCAGAATATTTGTCCACAGGAAAATCTTCAGAGAAGACTGATGTATTTGGATATGGCATAACACTTCTTGAACTAGTTACCGGTGAGCGTGCAATAGACCTCTCTCGGCTTGAAGAGGACGAGGATGTTCTTCTCATCGATTAT GTGAAAAAGCTGCTGAGAGAAAAAAGGTTGGAGGACATGGTGGATAGAAATTTGGAGAGGTATGATCCAAAGGAAGTTGAGACCATTCTTCAGGTTGCATTGCTTTGCACCCAAGGGTACCCTGAGGATCGTCCAAGCATGTCAGAGGTGGTAAAAATGCTGCAGGGAGTGGGATTGGCAGATAGATGGGCTGACTGGCAGCAACTTGAAGAGGCCAGGAATCAAGAATTCTCACTCATGACTCACCAATTTGTTTGGAATGATGAATCTACACTTGATCAAGAAGCCATACAGCTTTCCAGAGCAAGATAA
- the LOC108322757 gene encoding probable LRR receptor-like serine/threonine-protein kinase At5g63710 isoform X2, giving the protein MFRRNLSRVPLKILTRWLIFLTILRVSSAIKDPDVEGEALLDLLHFLNDSNKQITDWDSHMVSPCFSWSHVTCRNGHVISLALASVGFVGTLSPSITKLKYLVSVELQNNNLSGPLPDYISYLKDLQYLNLADNNFNGSIPDKWDELSNLKYLDLSSNGLTGRIPMQLFSVPMFNFSDTHLQCGPGFQQTCTSKSENPDSTHKSKLAKIVRYASCGAFALLCLGAILTYRHHQMRGNKRDVFVDVSGEDESKISLGQLRRFSWRELQLATKNFSEGNIIGQGGFGKVYKGVLCDNTKVAVKRLVDYHNPGGEAAFEREVQLISVAVHRNLLRLIGFCTTSTERILVYPFMENLSVAYRLRELKPGEKGLDWPTRKRIAFGTAHGLEYLHEQCNPKIIHRDLKAANILLDDEFEAVLGDFGLAKLVDARITHVTTQVRGTMGHIAPEYLSTGKSSEKTDVFGYGITLLELVTGERAIDLSRLEEDEDVLLIDYVKKLLREKRLEDMVDRNLERYDPKEVETILQVALLCTQGYPEDRPSMSEVVKMLQGVGLADRWADWQQLEEARNQEFSLMTHQFVWNDESTLDQEAIQLSRAR; this is encoded by the exons GTGAAGCTCTGCTTGATCTTTTACATTTCCTCAATGATTCCAATAAGCAAATAACGGACTGGGACAGCCATATGGTTAGCCCGTGTTTCAGTTGGTCTCATGTCACTTGTAGAAACGGACATGTCATATCACT GGCCCTGGCTTCGGTTGGATTTGTTGGAACACTGTCTCCCTCAATTACCAAGTTGAAATATTTGGTTAGCGT GGAATTGCAGAACAACAATCTTTCAGGACCCTTGCCCGATTACATTTCCTACTTGAAAGACCTACAATATCTAAATCTTGCtgacaataattttaatggtTCTATACCAGATAAATGGGATGAACTATCCAATCTAAAGTATCT GGATCTTTCGTCTAATGGTCTTACTGGAAGGATCCCAATGCAACTCTTTTCAGTTCCAAtgtttaa CTTTTCAGACACGCACCTTCAGTGTGGTCCTGGCTTCCAGCAGACTTGCACTTCTAAATCTGAAAATCCAG ATTCAACCCACAAATCAAAACTGGCAAAAATTGTACGTTATGCAAGTTGTGGTGCCTTTGCACTTCTGTGTCTTGGGGCTATCCTTACATATCGACACCATCAAATGCGTGGGAACAAAAGGGACGTCTTTGTTGATGTTTCAG GTGAAGACGAGAGCAAAATCTCCCTTGGGCAATTGAGAAGATTTTCTTGGCGTGAACTACAACTTGCCACCAAAAATTTCAGTGAAGGCAATATAATTGGTCAGGGTGGTTTTGGAAAAGTGTACAAAGGAGTACTCTGTGATAACACCAAAGTAGCTGTGAAGCGCCTCGTTGATTATCACAACCCTGGTGGAGAGGCTGCATTCGAGAGAGAAGTTCAACTTATAAGTGTTGCAGTTCATAGAAACCTCTTAAGACTGATTGGCTTCTGCACAACCTCAACTGAAAGAATCCTTGTATACCCTTTCATGGAAAATCTCAGTGTAGCTTATCGACTGAGAG AATTAAAACCAGGTGAGAAAGGCTTGGACTGGCCAACAAGAAAACGTATTGCTTTTGGCACAGCTCATGGTTTGGAGTACCTACACGAGCAATGCAATCCGAAGATAATACATCGTGATCTAAAGGCTGCAAATATCCTTCTAGATGATGAATTTGAAGCTGTTCTTGGTGACTTTGGGCTAGCCAAGCTGGTTGATGCAAGGATTACTCATGTCACCACTCAAGTGCGTGGCACAATGGGTCACATTGCCCCAGAATATTTGTCCACAGGAAAATCTTCAGAGAAGACTGATGTATTTGGATATGGCATAACACTTCTTGAACTAGTTACCGGTGAGCGTGCAATAGACCTCTCTCGGCTTGAAGAGGACGAGGATGTTCTTCTCATCGATTAT GTGAAAAAGCTGCTGAGAGAAAAAAGGTTGGAGGACATGGTGGATAGAAATTTGGAGAGGTATGATCCAAAGGAAGTTGAGACCATTCTTCAGGTTGCATTGCTTTGCACCCAAGGGTACCCTGAGGATCGTCCAAGCATGTCAGAGGTGGTAAAAATGCTGCAGGGAGTGGGATTGGCAGATAGATGGGCTGACTGGCAGCAACTTGAAGAGGCCAGGAATCAAGAATTCTCACTCATGACTCACCAATTTGTTTGGAATGATGAATCTACACTTGATCAAGAAGCCATACAGCTTTCCAGAGCAAGATAA